The following proteins are encoded in a genomic region of Leptotrichia sp. OH3620_COT-345:
- a CDS encoding pitrilysin family protein → MTEEIITNQGVKIIFDELDNISTCSVGVFVKTGSRDESDEEEGISHVLEHMIFKGTAKRNYFEISEETDYLGASINAHTTKEETVFYINALTEFLENSVDILFDIVTNSLIPEEELKKEKDVIVEEIKMYQDSPDDFIFELNYSDCIHGQYGKPIIGTEKSVRSFSSEMIKKYYNERYTKDNIVIVVSGNFDKEKIIRKSNEYFSKLKDRKIDRRTEIEFGFKSGENSYEKDINQVNICISHEGQSYNSRNRIYADILTNIMGGSMSSRLFQEIREKRGLAYSIYTYNQYYKEGGITSTYIGTSRESYKEAVKITLNEFEKMREKGITPIELQKAKNKYLSKIAFSMENPRSRMSIIGNYYVRKGEIININKLKQEIENVNLENINKFLKNQYKNKNITILGNLKGDK, encoded by the coding sequence ATGACGGAAGAAATAATAACAAATCAGGGGGTAAAAATAATTTTCGATGAGCTTGACAATATTTCTACTTGTTCAGTAGGTGTATTTGTCAAAACAGGTTCTAGAGATGAAAGCGATGAAGAAGAAGGGATTTCACATGTTTTGGAACATATGATTTTTAAAGGAACTGCTAAAAGAAATTATTTTGAAATATCAGAAGAAACGGATTATCTCGGAGCAAGTATAAACGCACATACAACAAAGGAAGAAACAGTATTTTACATAAATGCTTTAACTGAATTTTTGGAAAATTCGGTAGACATTTTATTTGATATTGTTACAAATTCATTGATTCCTGAAGAAGAGTTGAAGAAGGAAAAAGATGTAATAGTTGAAGAAATAAAAATGTATCAGGACAGTCCCGATGATTTTATTTTTGAATTAAATTATTCGGATTGTATTCACGGTCAATACGGAAAGCCGATTATAGGAACTGAAAAAAGTGTAAGAAGTTTTTCATCGGAAATGATAAAAAAATATTATAATGAAAGATATACAAAAGATAATATTGTCATAGTTGTTTCAGGAAATTTCGACAAAGAAAAGATAATAAGAAAATCTAATGAATACTTTTCAAAATTAAAAGATAGGAAAATCGACAGAAGAACAGAAATAGAATTTGGATTTAAAAGTGGGGAAAACAGTTATGAAAAAGATATAAATCAAGTAAATATATGTATTTCCCATGAAGGACAATCTTATAACAGTAGAAATAGGATTTATGCGGATATTCTGACAAACATTATGGGGGGATCCATGAGCTCAAGGCTTTTTCAAGAAATTAGGGAAAAAAGAGGACTTGCCTACTCCATTTATACATATAATCAGTATTATAAAGAAGGAGGAATTACAAGTACTTATATCGGAACCAGTAGAGAGAGCTATAAAGAAGCCGTGAAAATAACACTAAATGAATTTGAAAAAATGAGAGAAAAAGGGATTACTCCTATTGAGCTTCAAAAGGCTAAAAATAAATATTTGAGTAAGATAGCCTTTTCAATGGAAAATCCGAGATCGAGAATGAGTATTATCGGAAATTACTATGTGAGAAAAGGAGAAATAATAAATATAAATAAGTTGAAACAGGAAATTGAAAATGTAAATCTGGAAAATATAAATAAATTTTTGAAAAATCAATATAAAAATAAAAATATTACTATTTTAGGAAATTTAAAGGGAGATAAATAA
- the accD gene encoding acetyl-CoA carboxylase, carboxyltransferase subunit beta, with product MGLFSSKKSKNKYATVTSKSKLTIDVVDDNKWKKCSRCNEIIYNEDLKNNLNVCTKCGNYFRLTAFERIELLIDEGTFIEEDMTLNSKDFLNFPGYQDKLESSREKSRMLDGIISGTGKINGIEVSIAAMEFSFMGGSMGSVVGEKVTRALERGLEKKIPVVIVSSSGGARMQEGIVSLMQMAKTSGAVKKLNEAGIPFISVPVDPTTGGVTASFAMLGDVIVTEPNALIAFAGPRVIEQTVNQKLPRGFQRAEFLLEHGMVDVISERKELKMTIYRILEKLI from the coding sequence ATGGGATTGTTTTCAAGTAAAAAGTCAAAAAATAAATATGCAACGGTTACTTCAAAATCAAAGTTGACTATAGATGTAGTCGATGACAACAAATGGAAAAAATGCAGCAGATGTAATGAAATAATATATAACGAGGATTTGAAAAATAATTTGAATGTATGTACTAAGTGTGGAAATTATTTTAGATTGACAGCTTTTGAAAGAATAGAGTTACTTATTGATGAAGGTACATTTATAGAAGAGGATATGACTTTAAATTCAAAGGATTTTTTAAATTTTCCGGGATATCAGGATAAACTTGAAAGTTCCAGAGAAAAAAGCAGAATGCTTGACGGAATTATAAGCGGAACCGGAAAAATAAACGGGATTGAAGTAAGTATTGCCGCTATGGAATTCAGTTTTATGGGAGGAAGTATGGGTTCAGTTGTCGGGGAGAAAGTTACGAGGGCTTTGGAAAGAGGTCTTGAAAAAAAAATTCCGGTTGTTATTGTTTCAAGCTCGGGAGGAGCAAGAATGCAGGAAGGTATAGTTTCGCTTATGCAAATGGCAAAAACATCAGGAGCAGTTAAAAAACTTAATGAAGCGGGGATACCTTTTATTTCAGTGCCTGTAGATCCCACTACAGGAGGAGTTACAGCATCTTTTGCAATGCTTGGAGATGTTATTGTTACAGAGCCTAATGCATTGATTGCTTTTGCAGGACCAAGAGTTATAGAGCAGACAGTAAACCAGAAATTGCCTAGGGGCTTTCAAAGAGCCGAATTTTTACTTGAACATGGAATGGTAGATGTAATTTCTGAAAGAAAAGAATTGAAAATGACGATTTACCGTATACTTGAAAAACTTATATAA
- the alr gene encoding alanine racemase → MRCWAEINIKNLYENIKELEKITSKEHIMAVIKADAYGHGMLKICNLLIKKGILNFAVATADEALEIRKMNESVNILILGPIENDYVNSVSEKNIYFTVTDFEEIDYLEKNHCNVDVFIKIDTGMGRVGFQSHEIEKMTDILKNCKYVRPIGVFSHFSSSDSDGNYTDMQSERFEEISEIMMKEISTIKYRHLHNSFGSLKSCKKKYDFIRVGIIAYGGVTEKETVPYKFKPVMSLYAKISYIKTLHEDSYISYGNTYLGKKGETLATVSIGYADGVRRELSNSGYVYYKGFKCRIVGRVCMDQLIILLPEILVKKAKKGDIVEFFGENISAVEVADICGTISYEILCGISQRVPRIYINENE, encoded by the coding sequence ATGCGTTGTTGGGCAGAAATAAATATAAAAAACTTATATGAAAATATTAAGGAACTTGAAAAAATAACATCAAAAGAACATATAATGGCAGTAATAAAAGCTGATGCTTATGGTCATGGAATGCTTAAAATATGCAATTTACTTATAAAAAAAGGAATTCTGAATTTTGCAGTTGCTACTGCTGATGAAGCTCTTGAAATAAGGAAGATGAACGAAAGTGTAAATATCCTCATTCTCGGACCTATTGAAAATGACTATGTAAATTCAGTTTCTGAAAAAAATATTTATTTTACAGTAACTGATTTTGAGGAAATTGATTACCTCGAAAAAAATCATTGTAATGTAGATGTTTTCATTAAAATAGACACAGGAATGGGAAGAGTAGGGTTTCAGTCCCATGAGATTGAGAAAATGACGGACATATTAAAAAACTGTAAATATGTCAGACCGATAGGTGTTTTTTCGCATTTTTCATCTTCCGATTCTGACGGAAATTATACTGATATGCAATCGGAAAGATTTGAAGAGATATCAGAAATTATGATGAAAGAAATCTCGACTATAAAATATAGACATTTACATAATAGTTTCGGAAGTTTGAAATCTTGCAAAAAGAAATATGATTTTATAAGAGTCGGAATAATAGCATATGGAGGTGTTACTGAAAAGGAAACGGTACCTTATAAGTTTAAACCTGTAATGTCTCTTTATGCTAAAATAAGCTATATAAAAACTCTTCATGAAGACAGTTATATAAGTTATGGAAATACTTATCTGGGAAAAAAGGGAGAAACTCTGGCTACGGTGTCTATAGGATATGCGGACGGTGTCAGAAGAGAGCTGTCAAACAGCGGATATGTGTATTATAAAGGATTTAAGTGCAGAATAGTGGGAAGAGTATGTATGGATCAGTTAATAATACTGCTTCCCGAAATTCTTGTAAAAAAAGCGAAAAAAGGAGATATAGTAGAATTTTTTGGAGAAAATATAAGTGCAGTGGAAGTTGCGGATATATGCGGTACAATATCCTATGAAATTTTATGTGGAATAAGTCAGAGGGTTCCGAGAATATATATTAATGAAAATGAATAA
- the secF gene encoding protein translocase subunit SecF, protein MNLKVIQLRKYYLSFSAVMVLVSIILFFTVKLNLGVDFKGGDLLQLDYAEAINKEALNSALDSLAGEIPQLKSRRLQYSEDNTVVLRTEQLTELQKKNVLKALDEKTGKYELVKYDTVGPTIGKELTSNAMTALLIGSLLIIIYITIRFEFVYAIAGVLAVLHDVIIAMGLIAFLKYEINTPFIAAILTILGYSMNDTIVVFDRIRENDAKNGKTKDFGEIIQESVNQVYMRSLFTSLTTLLSITILLIFGGDSLKTFNTALFIGMIFGTYSSIFVASPLVYLMRKYRKKKKNSGHDGNIKKGLQKTVNGYNEDEKVLV, encoded by the coding sequence ATGAATTTAAAAGTAATACAATTAAGAAAATATTATTTAAGTTTTTCAGCTGTTATGGTTTTAGTTTCTATTATTTTATTCTTTACCGTGAAACTGAATTTAGGGGTTGACTTTAAAGGAGGAGATCTGCTTCAATTGGATTATGCAGAAGCAATCAATAAGGAAGCTTTAAATAGCGCTCTTGACAGTCTTGCAGGAGAAATTCCGCAGTTGAAAAGTAGAAGATTGCAATACTCTGAAGATAATACAGTAGTTCTAAGAACTGAACAGTTGACGGAATTACAGAAAAAAAATGTTTTGAAAGCGTTGGATGAAAAAACGGGGAAATATGAACTTGTCAAATATGATACTGTAGGTCCTACAATAGGAAAAGAACTGACTTCGAATGCTATGACAGCTCTGCTTATAGGAAGTTTACTTATAATTATTTATATTACTATAAGATTTGAGTTTGTTTATGCCATAGCAGGAGTACTTGCGGTATTACATGATGTAATAATAGCAATGGGGCTGATAGCATTTCTGAAATATGAAATAAATACTCCTTTTATTGCAGCAATACTTACTATTTTAGGGTATTCTATGAATGATACTATCGTAGTATTTGACAGAATTAGGGAAAATGATGCCAAAAATGGAAAAACAAAGGACTTCGGTGAAATTATTCAGGAAAGTGTAAATCAGGTTTATATGAGATCATTATTTACTTCACTGACAACACTACTTTCCATAACAATACTTCTTATATTCGGAGGAGATTCTTTGAAAACATTTAATACGGCTTTGTTTATAGGTATGATCTTCGGTACATATTCTTCAATATTTGTGGCAAGCCCGTTAGTATATCTCATGAGAAAATACAGAAAAAAGAAAAAGAATTCGGGACATGACGGAAATATTAAAAAGGGCTTACAGAAAACTGTAAATGGCTATAATGAAGATGAAAAAGTACTTGTGTAA
- a CDS encoding LptF/LptG family permease, translating into MNKLDKYIISSYIKSFFLGMMMFFLIFILAESISLTGWIMDGKFTLKEAFEYLSYGIPEIITNTAPLGILLGSLLAISKMAKQLEITAMKTSGISFLRIACFPLIFSFVVSIFVLFVNINILGKANSRKSNMKLVKLEQTEPVKIEKNFVLVKIDKNKVLYSGYVNKKDGIMKEIEIIEMSDNFKQIKSVYTATGAVMEKGTNNWNFENLKEHDIASNVSKTVDMTKFKFKVPIDDILADPVKAKNLTMKELREKIVYFTRVGADSIDLLIDFYYRISFALASFVMCFIGLSLGSRYVRGGAAVNIGLSVIIGYSYYGFSTILKSLASTGTVPVYLACFLPLLIYFGVGIKLFSNAEY; encoded by the coding sequence ATGAATAAACTGGATAAATATATAATTTCAAGTTACATAAAAAGTTTTTTTCTCGGAATGATGATGTTTTTCCTGATATTTATTCTTGCAGAAAGTATAAGTCTTACAGGTTGGATAATGGATGGAAAGTTCACTTTAAAAGAAGCTTTTGAATATCTGTCCTATGGTATACCTGAAATTATTACTAATACTGCACCTTTAGGAATACTTCTCGGAAGTCTTTTGGCAATAAGTAAAATGGCAAAGCAGCTCGAGATAACCGCAATGAAAACAAGTGGAATAAGTTTTTTGAGGATAGCCTGTTTTCCGTTGATTTTTTCATTTGTTGTAAGTATATTCGTTCTTTTTGTAAATATAAATATACTCGGTAAAGCCAATAGTAGAAAAAGTAATATGAAACTGGTTAAACTGGAGCAAACGGAGCCGGTAAAAATAGAAAAGAATTTTGTACTTGTAAAAATTGATAAAAATAAAGTGCTATACAGCGGTTATGTGAATAAAAAAGATGGTATTATGAAAGAAATAGAAATAATAGAAATGTCGGATAATTTTAAACAAATAAAATCGGTTTATACGGCAACAGGAGCTGTCATGGAAAAAGGAACAAATAACTGGAATTTTGAAAATCTGAAAGAACATGACATAGCTTCAAATGTTTCTAAAACAGTTGATATGACTAAATTTAAGTTTAAAGTTCCTATAGATGACATATTAGCAGATCCTGTAAAAGCGAAAAATCTTACAATGAAAGAATTGAGAGAAAAAATAGTTTATTTCACAAGGGTAGGAGCTGATTCAATAGATTTGCTCATTGATTTTTATTATAGAATATCATTTGCTCTTGCTTCATTTGTAATGTGTTTTATAGGATTGTCTTTAGGCAGCCGTTATGTGAGAGGGGGAGCAGCTGTAAATATAGGATTGTCGGTAATAATAGGATATTCCTACTATGGATTCAGTACTATATTGAAATCATTAGCTTCTACAGGGACGGTACCTGTATATTTGGCGTGTTTTCTACCTCTTCTAATTTATTTCGGAGTAGGAATAAAACTGTTTTCAAATGCAGAATATTAA
- a CDS encoding LptF/LptG family permease yields the protein MKIIDKYIYNSLVLPSIFGISIFTFILMLNVLIEAMERLFASDLPFLSVVDYFFYVVPGILVQTIPMGAFLGVMLVYGGLSETNEIIAMEGSGISLFRIIRPAFIFGLILTFIGLGLEIYVNPRALENINKQTKVLLSTRPSSLTEEKIFLTNPEKGFGFYIDKVDNKKASASQFLLLNKQGNNPYPVIFLAENARFDPGIIVLNDVKGYSFDKEGNSQVAAEYKEQQVPISTFFSSGEGEHQKKRSEMNLKELKEFYRNNVNNPDMKEAALKALIEVYQRLIGPLASVFLCWLGVLLSVGNKRSGKGISFGISLIVIFGYIAIVNYAKIMILKNNIPVSVAMWIPNFILFVLCVYFSIKKYRRH from the coding sequence ATGAAAATAATAGATAAATATATTTATAATTCACTTGTGCTGCCTTCAATATTCGGGATCAGTATATTTACATTTATCCTGATGCTTAATGTTCTTATTGAAGCAATGGAAAGGTTGTTTGCAAGCGATCTGCCTTTTCTATCGGTAGTTGATTATTTCTTTTATGTCGTACCCGGCATTCTTGTACAGACAATACCTATGGGGGCATTTCTCGGTGTAATGCTCGTTTACGGAGGGCTTTCTGAAACAAATGAGATAATAGCTATGGAAGGTTCGGGGATAAGTCTTTTCAGGATTATAAGACCTGCTTTTATATTTGGACTTATATTGACATTCATAGGATTGGGACTTGAAATATATGTAAATCCCAGAGCACTTGAAAATATTAATAAACAAACGAAAGTATTATTGTCTACCAGACCGAGTTCACTGACTGAAGAAAAAATATTCTTGACAAATCCTGAAAAAGGCTTTGGATTTTATATAGACAAAGTTGACAATAAGAAAGCTTCCGCAAGTCAGTTTCTTTTACTTAACAAACAGGGGAACAATCCTTATCCTGTGATATTTTTAGCTGAAAATGCGAGATTTGATCCGGGAATAATAGTGCTGAATGATGTAAAAGGATATTCTTTTGATAAAGAAGGAAATAGTCAGGTAGCTGCAGAATATAAAGAACAGCAAGTACCTATTTCGACTTTTTTCTCTTCCGGAGAAGGAGAACATCAGAAAAAACGTAGCGAAATGAATTTAAAAGAATTAAAGGAATTTTATAGAAATAATGTAAATAATCCCGATATGAAAGAAGCTGCATTAAAAGCTTTGATAGAAGTTTATCAAAGGCTGATAGGACCTCTTGCAAGTGTGTTTCTCTGCTGGCTGGGAGTTCTACTGTCGGTAGGAAACAAGCGGAGCGGAAAAGGAATAAGTTTCGGAATAAGTCTGATAGTAATATTCGGATATATAGCTATTGTAAATTATGCAAAAATTATGATACTGAAAAATAATATTCCTGTTTCAGTGGCAATGTGGATACCGAATTTTATTTTGTTTGTATTATGTGTTTATTTTTCAATAAAAAAATATAGGAGACATTAA
- the ruvX gene encoding Holliday junction resolvase RuvX, whose protein sequence is MKKFIGLDVGDVRIGVAKSDPLGILATALEVMDRNIVNPIERLKEILKEENTKKIVVGLPKSLDGTEKRQVEKVEKFVEEIKKEIPDIEIFMVDERYTTTEAERYLKNYSKKNGKERRKVVDMVAASIILQKYLDTIK, encoded by the coding sequence ATGAAAAAATTTATCGGTCTCGATGTGGGAGATGTTCGGATAGGAGTTGCAAAATCCGATCCTTTGGGTATTCTTGCCACTGCTCTTGAAGTAATGGATAGAAATATTGTAAATCCTATTGAGAGATTAAAAGAAATATTAAAAGAAGAGAATACAAAAAAAATAGTAGTCGGACTTCCTAAGAGTCTTGACGGAACAGAAAAACGTCAAGTAGAAAAAGTTGAAAAATTTGTCGAAGAAATAAAAAAAGAAATACCTGATATAGAAATATTTATGGTAGATGAAAGATATACAACTACTGAAGCGGAGCGTTATTTAAAAAATTATTCCAAAAAAAATGGAAAGGAAAGACGTAAAGTAGTAGATATGGTAGCAGCTTCCATAATATTACAGAAATATCTGGATACAATAAAATAA
- the secD gene encoding protein translocase subunit SecD: MKNKMIHYILLLVILIIPGIILYNSGIKLGLDLRGGTYVVLQAQGKVEADTMDKVRDIVERRVDSLGVSEPVIQINGNDRLIVELAGIKDPQKAIDLIGTTAKLEFKIKNEDGTYGPTLLEGSAIKNANLSQGQFGQPEVAFELDGEGAEKFAKITRENIDRQLAIMLDGKEQSAPRINSEIPGGRGVITTNDPEDAKALTNLLKSGALPVNIKILETRTVGATLGNESIQQTKMAGIIAMIAISLFMFIIYKIPGLIADAVLAIYGFLVLASFSMIGATLTLPGIAGFILTLGMAVDANVITFERIKEELKKGYSLEDSVENGFKNGLPAILDGNITTLLVASVLFFFGTGPVKGFAVTLTLGVVITIVTALFITKVLFKLIISTFKIKKEQLFWKGVK; the protein is encoded by the coding sequence ATGAAGAATAAAATGATACATTATATTCTGCTGCTGGTAATACTTATTATTCCCGGAATAATATTGTACAATAGCGGAATAAAGTTAGGACTTGATTTAAGAGGAGGAACATATGTAGTATTACAGGCTCAGGGAAAAGTGGAGGCGGATACTATGGATAAAGTAAGGGATATAGTAGAAAGACGTGTAGATAGTCTCGGAGTTTCCGAGCCTGTAATTCAAATAAACGGAAATGACAGACTTATAGTGGAGCTTGCAGGTATTAAAGATCCTCAGAAAGCTATTGATTTAATAGGGACTACAGCTAAATTGGAATTTAAAATTAAAAATGAAGACGGAACATACGGACCTACACTTCTTGAAGGTTCTGCCATAAAAAATGCAAATCTTTCTCAAGGACAGTTCGGACAACCTGAAGTGGCATTTGAACTGGACGGTGAAGGAGCGGAAAAATTTGCAAAAATTACAAGAGAAAATATTGATAGACAGTTAGCTATAATGCTTGACGGTAAAGAGCAATCGGCACCGAGAATAAATTCTGAAATACCGGGGGGAAGAGGAGTAATAACTACAAATGACCCTGAAGATGCAAAAGCATTGACAAATTTGTTGAAATCGGGAGCATTACCTGTAAATATAAAAATACTTGAAACAAGAACTGTAGGAGCTACATTAGGAAATGAATCCATACAGCAGACAAAAATGGCAGGAATAATAGCAATGATAGCGATTTCTTTATTTATGTTCATAATTTATAAAATACCGGGATTAATAGCTGATGCAGTTTTGGCAATATACGGATTTTTAGTGCTGGCTTCTTTCAGTATGATAGGGGCGACACTTACGCTTCCGGGGATAGCAGGATTTATATTGACTTTAGGAATGGCTGTTGACGCAAATGTTATTACATTTGAAAGAATAAAGGAAGAATTGAAGAAAGGATATTCTCTTGAAGATTCGGTGGAAAACGGCTTTAAAAACGGTCTTCCTGCAATACTTGACGGAAATATAACAACACTACTGGTAGCTTCGGTATTATTCTTTTTCGGTACGGGACCTGTAAAAGGATTTGCGGTTACGCTTACATTAGGAGTGGTCATTACAATAGTTACTGCATTATTTATAACAAAAGTACTCTTTAAACTTATAATATCAACATTTAAAATAAAAAAAGAACAGTTATTCTGGAAAGGAGTAAAATAA
- the rodA gene encoding rod shape-determining protein RodA has translation MFQNQRLTEIIKSNILKMDKMLLLFVYALVTISTIFVYSATRSTGFVIRNLIWISIGTFLWIGVSFIDYRDMKKHIWKIYGLSVILLLLVRFAGKKTLGAQRWIALGPFQLQPSEFVKIAIIVIIAFWIVERYRKGINNLKDIIGAFFPVLPLILLILIQPDLGTTLITVFSFVFMIFLYGADMKPIWIIGIIVILSVYPVYRFVLSDYQRTRVETFLNPEKDSKGSGWHVTQSKISVGAGGLYGKGVLQGSQSRLEFLPEAQTDFIFSIISEETGFIGSTTVIILYFLLILNLMRISKLTQDRFGRLILYGISGIFFMHVVVNIGMTIGLVPVTGKPLLFLSYGGSSFLSSFIMIGLAESIKINIED, from the coding sequence ATGTTTCAAAATCAGAGATTAACGGAAATAATAAAAAGCAATATATTGAAAATGGATAAAATGCTGTTACTGTTTGTTTATGCTCTTGTAACTATAAGTACGATTTTTGTATATAGTGCTACGAGATCTACCGGTTTTGTAATTAGAAATCTTATATGGATAAGTATAGGAACTTTTCTTTGGATAGGTGTATCTTTTATTGATTATAGAGATATGAAGAAACATATATGGAAAATTTACGGTTTAAGTGTTATACTTCTTCTTCTTGTAAGATTTGCAGGAAAAAAAACCTTGGGAGCTCAGAGATGGATAGCTTTGGGACCTTTTCAGCTTCAACCGTCCGAATTTGTGAAAATAGCAATAATAGTTATAATAGCTTTCTGGATAGTTGAAAGATACAGGAAAGGGATAAATAATCTGAAAGATATAATAGGAGCTTTTTTTCCGGTGTTGCCCCTTATATTACTCATCCTGATACAGCCAGATCTGGGAACTACACTTATAACTGTGTTTTCTTTTGTATTTATGATATTTTTATATGGAGCGGATATGAAACCTATATGGATTATAGGGATAATTGTCATTTTATCTGTATATCCTGTGTACAGGTTTGTATTAAGCGATTATCAGAGAACGAGAGTGGAAACATTCCTTAATCCTGAAAAAGACAGTAAAGGAAGCGGGTGGCATGTAACTCAGTCAAAAATCTCAGTAGGAGCAGGAGGATTATACGGTAAAGGAGTACTTCAAGGCAGTCAAAGCAGACTTGAGTTTCTTCCAGAAGCTCAGACTGACTTTATTTTTTCCATAATTTCTGAAGAAACAGGTTTTATAGGCTCTACAACAGTAATAATACTTTATTTTTTACTTATACTTAATTTAATGAGAATAAGCAAACTTACTCAAGATCGTTTTGGAAGGCTTATATTGTACGGCATATCAGGGATATTTTTTATGCATGTTGTAGTAAATATCGGGATGACCATAGGTTTAGTACCTGTAACCGGAAAACCCTTGTTATTTCTAAGTTATGGGGGAAGTTCCTTTTTATCTTCTTTTATTATGATAGGACTTGCTGAAAGCATTAAAATAAATATAGAAGATTAA
- a CDS encoding RluA family pseudouridine synthase, which produces MKVFEYIIDSETEGMRLDRYLKKICKNENLSNIFRALRKGDIKVNGKKSKENYRLCLNDNVFIKYLSVEDTDKIIFNYKNKFKIDEKKYKKMIIFENDNFFIVNKLGNIPMHKGTGHEYGLSEIYKRIYENEHINFANRLDYETSGLVIGCKNLKFLRYISEKIRNNEVRKKYVAVVHGILQKKEFIIESYLKITENGVKEVKEKNDRKAKRSITKYKKIENSFLNTIKINNGEKTSLVEIDLITGRKHQIRVQLSNAGYPIVGDNKYGKGQKKDKLYLCCYSILFDEYEFILKEEKDYFK; this is translated from the coding sequence ATGAAAGTTTTTGAATATATTATCGACAGTGAAACAGAAGGGATGAGACTGGATAGATATTTAAAAAAAATATGTAAAAATGAAAATCTCAGTAATATTTTCAGAGCATTACGTAAAGGAGATATAAAAGTAAATGGTAAAAAATCCAAGGAAAATTATAGATTATGTTTAAATGATAATGTATTTATAAAATATCTGAGTGTAGAAGATACCGACAAAATAATTTTTAATTATAAAAATAAATTTAAAATTGATGAGAAAAAATATAAAAAAATGATAATTTTTGAAAATGATAATTTTTTTATTGTAAATAAATTAGGCAATATTCCTATGCACAAAGGAACAGGACATGAATACGGTCTTTCCGAAATTTACAAAAGAATATATGAAAATGAACATATAAATTTTGCCAATAGACTTGATTATGAAACTTCCGGGCTTGTCATAGGCTGTAAAAATTTAAAATTTTTAAGGTATATTTCTGAAAAAATAAGGAATAATGAAGTCAGGAAAAAATATGTTGCAGTTGTTCATGGAATCCTCCAAAAAAAAGAATTTATAATAGAAAGTTATTTAAAAATTACTGAAAATGGAGTAAAAGAAGTAAAAGAAAAAAATGACAGAAAAGCAAAAAGAAGTATTACAAAATATAAAAAAATAGAAAATAGTTTTTTAAATACTATAAAAATAAATAATGGGGAAAAAACTTCATTAGTAGAAATTGACCTTATAACAGGAAGAAAACATCAAATAAGAGTTCAGCTGTCAAATGCCGGTTATCCCATAGTAGGAGACAATAAATACGGAAAAGGTCAAAAAAAAGACAAGCTGTATTTATGTTGTTATTCAATATTATTTGATGAATATGAATTTATATTAAAAGAAGAAAAAGATTATTTTAAATAG
- a CDS encoding CvpA family protein, giving the protein MILDVGFVVLLILSFLLGRKRGFTLEFFGVFKYLLIIYMMKSTYGAVKIIFKLSEKDSRDQLKIYVIAFVLLYISFSVLLKLSSKFLKTIKLKKGDEFIGGILGIIKATFIIFIIYIIILIGSSHSKRLQDIRNQSFAVKGITEYIYVYSDVFPDFIKNDVNKYRKKRREEKLKKNILNELSKNNLNEGTKNNENNR; this is encoded by the coding sequence ATGATATTAGATGTGGGATTTGTAGTATTATTGATTTTATCCTTTTTATTAGGAAGAAAAAGAGGATTTACACTGGAATTTTTCGGTGTATTTAAGTATCTTCTTATTATATATATGATGAAATCCACTTATGGAGCGGTAAAAATTATATTTAAACTGTCTGAAAAAGATTCGAGGGATCAGTTAAAAATATATGTTATAGCCTTTGTTTTGCTATATATCAGTTTTTCAGTTTTACTAAAATTGAGCAGCAAATTTCTTAAAACTATAAAGCTGAAAAAAGGTGATGAATTTATTGGAGGAATTTTAGGTATAATAAAAGCAACTTTTATAATTTTTATTATATATATAATAATATTAATAGGTTCATCCCACAGCAAAAGATTACAGGATATAAGAAATCAAAGTTTTGCCGTAAAGGGAATAACCGAGTATATATATGTGTATTCGGATGTGTTTCCTGACTTTATAAAAAATGATGTAAATAAATATAGAAAAAAAAGAAGAGAAGAAAAATTGAAGAAAAATATATTGAATGAACTTAGTAAAAATAATCTGAATGAAGGAACAAAAAATAATGAAAATAATAGATAA